In the genome of Planctomyces sp. SH-PL62, the window CGAGCTGCGGCCCCTGTTCGAACAGGGTGCGGAACTTGGCGTCGGCGGCGGCCATCGCCAGGGCCCGCTCCTCGGCCTCCTTGTGGTCGGTGACGTCGATGCACGACCCGATGTAGCCGGTGAACGCGCCCTCGGGGCCCCGCAGCGGGACGCCCTTGTCGTACAGCCAGCGATAGGTCCCGTCGCCGCGCCGGAGCCGGTATTCCACCTCGAACGGCCGCCTCGCCTCGAAGCTCTCGGCGTAGATCCCCAGGAGACGCTCGACGTCCTCCGGGTGGACCCCCTCGGTCCAACCCCGGCCGGCCTCCTGCTCCATCGTCCGGCCGGTGAATTCCAGCCAGGCGCGGTTGAACCACACGCCTCCCTGGGCCTCGTCGGCGATCCAGATCGGGAACGGGGCCTGGTCGGCCAGGTCGCGGAACCAGAGCTCGACCTCGCGGGCCCGCCGCCGCTCGGCCCGCTTCCGCTCGGTCACGTCGTGGGCGATCTTCCACGCCCCCGTCACGCGGCCGTCGGCGTCTCGGACCAGGGCGAGGGTCACCGAGACCTCGATGCGGCGGCCGGCCTTCGTCAGGCGGACGGTCTCGAAGTTCTCGATCCGCTCGCCCCGAGCGATCCGCGCCAGGACGTCGAGCTCCTCGTCCAGGCGGTCGGGGGGGACGATCAGGGTGATCGGCCGGCCGATCGCCTCCTCGGCCGTGTAGCCGAAGAGGGCCTCCGCACCCGCGTTCCAGCTTTGAATCACGCCGTCGACCGACTTGCTGACGATCGCGTCGTCCGACGAGTCGACGAGGGCCGCCAGCCGGACCTGGGCCGTCACGCCCCGCCGCCGAGCCGCCGCGCCCCGCGCCAGCAGCCAGGCCGCCGCCGCGGTCGCGGCCAGGCCGAAGACGACCGCCGCGCCGAGGCGGAACGCATCCCGCGACGCCCCCCCGCCCCCTCCCCCGCTCGCGAGGGCCGCGTCGACCGCGAGCACGACGGCGGACGGCCGGACTTCAGGAACGATGTCGACGATGAACGTCCCGCCCATGTCCGCCCCTTGGAACGACGCCGGAGGCCGACGCATTCGGTCCGAAACCGAACGCGCCGAGAAGCAAATCGGACCTCCGACGCCTCCCGGAGTATTCTATCGTGCGGACTCGTTAAATCCCATTTTTCCTTGAGGGAGCGGACGAAGGGCCGGGATTCGCGTCACCGCCGCCGTCGGAAGGCCGTCGCGACCCCGGCCAGGCCGGCCCCCATCAGGACCAGGCTCGTGGGCTCGGGGACCACCGAGCCCGTCACCGCGAAGGTCGGGCTGAAGTTGTTGAACGCCAGCCCGATGCCGTCGGTCTTCGTCCCCACGAAGCTCAGCCGGATCGCCTTCACCCCGTCCGCCAGGTCCTTGAAGCCGAAGTTCCAGGGGAGGCTGTCCAGCGAGGCGGGGTCCTGGCGCCCGACCCCTTGCGGCGAGAGCAGGCTGGCCAGGATCGACCCCGACGCGTCCAGGACGTCGACCAGCCACCGCTCCGAGGCGTCGATGTCCCAGATCTCGCCCGAGAACTCCCGGATGACCTGCGTCGTGTCGTACTCGATCAGGAACGGCCCCGGCAGCACGCCGATCCCGTCGGGCTGGCGCAGGAACCAGCGACCGAGCTGCCGGCCGTAGCCCCGCCGGGCGGTGTCGGCCGTCTGGGTAGGGGTCGTGGAGGAGACGAAGCCGTCCGTCCCGTCCTCGCCGATCGCCTCGAACCGCGGCGCGACATCCACCCCGTCGTCGAACGTGTTGTTCCCGTTGGCGTCGAAGTAGAAGCGAACCGAGCCCCCTCCCTCGATGGCGTACGGGTTGATTAGCCGCGCGTCGTCGGTCGGCGTGTTGCCGTTCGGGCGGGTTTCGAAGTCGATCAGGTCGGCGGCTTTCGCGGGCGAGGCGAGCGCCAGGAGGCAGGCGGCGGCGATCCCGGCGGCCTGGGAAACGTTCAGTCGGGGCATGGGGCGAGGCTCCTGGTTGCGGAAAGGACTCGTTTGCGGCAAATCGAGAACAGCGTCGTCGGGCGGCCCGCGACCGTGTACGATGAGTCGCATCGACATCGTTCACCAACCATGACGAAGTGGATTAACGCGGCGGGAAGATCGGATCGAGGATCGATTCCTCCGGGGAGTCTCGGCATGCTCCTGCACGACGGCGAGACGACCGACGGGGCCCTCCTGGAACGCCTGGGAGACTGGGCGGACCACGCCGCCTGGGCGGAGTTCGTCCGCCGCTACGACCGGGCGATCCGTCGAAACGTGCGCTCTTATCGGTTCGACGCCGACGCGACCGAGGAACTCTGCCAGCGGATCTGGATCGAGTTGGCGGGACGGATGCGCGGCTATCGCTTCGATCCGGGGCGGCGGTTCCGCGCGTGGCTGGGGCGGCTCTGCCGCTCCCGCGCCGTGGATCATTGGCGGCGGCGGCGGGCCGAGGAGGCCCGGTTCGAGCCCTCCACGCCGGGGGGCGTCGCCGACGTCCCGATCGACGACCACCCCGAGGGCGCCGCGGATTCGAGCCGCCCCGCGCTTCTGCGCGAGGCCGCCCGCGTGCAGGAGGCCGTCCGCCGCCGAGTCGACGCCCGGACCTGGGAGCTCTTCTGGAGCATCGCCGTCGACGACGTCTCGGTGCGCGAGGCGGCGGAGGCCGCAGGGCTCTCGTACGCCGCCGCCTTCGCCGCCCAGAAGCGCGTCCGCCGCATGCTCCGCGAAGAGGCCGATTCCGAGACCCGATCGTGAAGCCCCCCTGCCCCCCGCTCGAGACCATCCGCCGCCTGGGGGCCGATTCGCTCGACGCCGACGCCTTCCGCGCTCTGGAAGCCCACGTCGCCGACTGCGAGGACTGCCGAGATCGGCTCGAACGCCTCGCCCGGCTCGACTCGACCGAGACGAGCGGGAGCCCGGCGAGCGACCCCGCCCCCGCGCCTCCGCCCGTGGTCCCCGGATTCGTCCTGGGTGCGGAGCTGGGCCGAGGCGGCTCGGGCGTGGTCTACGAGGCGGTGCAGCCCCATCTCGGCCGTCGGGTCGCCGTGAAAGTCCTGGCTCGGGGTCCGGGCCTCGACGCCCGCGCCCGCGAGCGTTGGCTCCAGGAGGCCCGCGCGATCGCCAGGGTCCAGCACCCGAACATCGTACGCCTCTACGACGCCGGCGAGCACGACGGCCGCCACTATCTGGTGCTCGACCTGATCCCCGGCGGCAGCCTCCGCGACCTGGCCCCCGGCCCGATCCCCCCCCGCGAAGCCGCGAGGCTCGTCGAGACCGTGGCTCGCGCGGTCGGGGCGATCCACCGCGCGGGGATGCTCCACCTGGACGTCAAGCCGTCGAACATCCTGATGAACGGCCCCCCCGACGCCGGCCTGGCCGAGCTGTCGCCGATGCTCTCCGACTTCGGCATCGCCCGCGAAGAGGCCGGCTCGACCATCGAGGCGGGCGCCTCGGCCACGTTCGGCGGTCGTGGAACGCCCGCCTACATGGCGCCGGAGCAGGTCGCCGGGCGAACCGGGGCGCTCGGCCCGGCCGCCGACGTCTTCGCCCTGGGGGCGACCCTCTACGACCTGCTCGTCGGCCGACCGCCGTTCCGGGGGGCCACGCCGATCGAGACGCTGGACCTCCTGCGGACGACCGAGCCGACGCCCCGCGAGCGCTCGCGCCGGGCGTCCCCCGCGACCTGGAGACGATCGTCCTGAAGGCGCTGGAGAAGGCCCCGGCCCGCCGCTACGCCTCGGCCGAAGCCCTGGCCGACGACCTCCGGCGCTGGCTCGACGGCTTCCCGATCCGCGCCCGGCCGATCTCGCGCGCCGGGAGGCTGGCGCGCTGGTGCCGCCGTCGACCGATCCCCGCGGCGCTCGCCGCGGCGCTCGCCGCCACGATGCTCGTCGCCCTCATCGGCCTGACCGCCCTCTGGCGACGCTCCGAACACCAGCGCGGCCGCGCCGAGGCCGCGCTGGCGCGGGCGCTCGACGGCGAAGCGACGGCCGACGCGGCGGTCGCCGACCTCGTGGCCCTGCTCCGCGGGGCCGTCGAGGCCCCGGAGCGGTTCTCCAGCGAACGCACCGGCGACGCGACGTCGGCCGTGCTCGCGCTCGCGGCCAAGCTCCGACGCACGCCCGAGCTGGCCGCGCGCCACGCCGTCGCCATCGCCCGGCTGGAGCTGCGCCTCGTCGGCTACCGCCTCCGCGCCGGCGACCGCGACGGCGTCCGCAGGCTTCTCGACGACGGCCTCCTCCTGCTCGACGCCCGCCCCGATCGGCCGGCGGCCGACGCCGACGCCGACGTCGCTCGGGCCGAGATTCTCCTCCGGCGCGGCGATGTCGCCCTGCAATTCGCCCACCCGGCCGAGGCCGCCGAGGACGTCCGCCGCGCCGAGCGGGCCCTGGCCCCCCACGCGGGCGACCCGCGTGCGCTTGACGCGTTCGTGGCCCTCCGCTCCACGCACGACGCCCTGGCGAACGCGATGGCCGCGTCGGCAGGCCCCGACGCCGGACGTCGCGCATCCCTCGCCGACGCCGAGATGTTCCGCGAGTGGGCTCGACGATCCGGCGATCCCACCCTCCGCCTGCTCGCGGCGATCGCCCGCCAGGGGGCGGAGCCGGCGCCCGGGGCGGAGCGGGCCACGTCCACCGACGACGTCTGGCGGGAGTTCGACCGGCTCCCCGACGACGCCCCGATCCCCCACGGCCTGGTGGTCCTCCTGGCCGACCTGGCGGCCCGGGGGCTTTGCGAGTCCGCGACGGCCGACGCAATGGCGGGGCGCGACGCCGAGGCGACCGCCCGTCGCGTGCTGGCCCAGCTCGACGCCCAGTTCGCCCGGCGGCTCCCCTCGACGTTCCGGCCCGAGGTCCTCGAGCGGCTCAGCCAGCTCGGCTGCACTCGCGCGTTCGAGGATCGGCGCGACGGTCGGCTCGAAGAATCCCGACGCGACGCGAGCTGGATGATCGCCCTGGCCCGCGCCCTGACGGCCCGCGACGCCGACTCCGTCGGCGCCCACCTGATGCTGAGCCGGGCCCTGGAGCAAGAGGCCAAGAACGCCTGGGCCGTCCCCGACCTTCGGGCCGTCGAACGTTCCCTCCGCGCCGCCCTGACCGAGGCCGCCGCCGCGTTCGAACTCGCCCCCGACGACGAGACCTGCCGGCTCCATCTCGCCGGCCTCCGCGAGAAATTCGTCCGACTCGTCGCCGCGGAACCCGATCGCTGAGCGACCGTCGCGGGAAGGAACGGACGGAGCGGACGACGTCTTTCCGGCCTGATGGGCCAGGCTCTCAGACGTCGAGGGCCGGGACGGAGGGACGATGAACCCGCTCGTCCGGGGGCCTTCGCCGTCGTCGATCAGATCGGATCAGCTCAGAGCGCCGGGCCGCGTCGGGCTTCGCCGAGGGAGCGGTTGTGGATCCAGGAGAAGGACGAGACGGGCCCCTCCATCGGCTTTCCTTCGCGATCGTCGGCGAGGCGTTCGTAGCGCTCGGGCTGCTTGCAGAGGTAGTCCTGCACCTTGGCGGCCTTGCCGGAGAACGAGCGGTTCCCCAGGTCCCAGGCGGCGTTCAGGTGGCGGATCACCGACGCGTAGTCGCGCGAGGTGTAGATGCCGGTGCTCTGGACCACCTCGCCGTAGTGCTGGAAGAGGTCCGGGTCGCGACCGTCGGTCATCCGGCTCCCGGGCATGGTGACGATCCGCTTGAGGACCGCGCGATAGCACATCAGCGCCGTCTCCGGGTCGCGCTCGAACAGCTCGGCGACCATGCGGGTGTAGAAGACCTCGTGGCGGGTCTCGTCGGCGGCGATCTTGCGGCAGATCTTCGCCAGATTCGGCTCGCCCTGTTCGGCGGCCCGCTTGCCCAGGTTCCCGTGGGTGATCCGGGTCGCCCGCTCCTGGAACGAGGCGTAGATCAGCCCCTCATAAGGATGGGTCTCGTGACCGGGGGCGAAGCCGTTGCGGATCAGGTTGTGGATCGTCACCTCGACCGCCCGCATGTCGACCCGGCCGGTGAGCCGCAGGTAGGCGTTGAGCAGGTCGCCGTGGCGGTTCTCCTCGGCGGTCCAGCCCCGCAGCCAGCAGGCCCAGGGGTCCTCGCCCGCGCCCGTCGGGTCCTTGGCGATGTGCTCCAGGGAGACGGCGTAGTTCGGCAGCGCCTCCTCGGTCACCATGTTGCCGACCAGGACGACGAGCAACTCGTCGGGGATCGCCCGCGCGGCCTCGCGGAAATCGCGCAGGCGATCGGCCCAATCCTCGGCGGTCAGGTCGGGCAGATAGTCCGTCGGCTGCCAGATCTGATCGACCGGGGTCAGCAGGGACAGGTGTTCCGCGACATGGCCTTCCAAACTCTCGATCATATCCACGGAACGACACCCCAACGATCCTTGACGACGAAACCGATCGCATCCCGCAAAGTCGACACTACCGGAAATCGACCCGGCTGCCTACGCGGGAAGCGCGCCCGTCCGGTCGCGGGACCGCCCCCGCCGACCGCCCCGCCGTCTCAACGCTCGTAGACGCAGCCGCGACGAGGCGTCGACGGGATCGACCAGGGCCGACGCGCCGGAGCGCAGCCGTCTGGCTTCATTCGACTTACGTCCACGACGCCCGAGAGTTCCGGCGCGTGGACGACTCCCTGGTCGCGGGAGGACGCCGCGCCCGAGCCGGAGGCGGGGGCTCGGACGCGGCGTCGCGGGGCGTGGACCGGAAAACGGACTTCAACCGGTTCGACGGGGGCTCGATGCGAACGCCGGGGCGATCGGGACGGCGAAGTCGGCGCGGAGGGGGGCCTCGACGGCCTCGAAGTCGGCGAACCGCATCCGGAGGCTTTCGTGCCGGGTGTGGCCGGCGAAGGCGATCTCCGGTTGCAGGGCGAGCGAGGCGTCCAGGACCGTCGTGATCCCGTACATCCGGCCGAACGGGGGGAGGGCCCCGGGCTCGCAGTTGGGGAAGCGGCGGACGACCTCGTCGATCGTCGCCAGGCGGACCTCGGACGGGTCGCGCAGGAGCGCCTCGGCCAGCCTGGCCACGTCGATCCGCGAGGTGGCCGGCAGGACCGCCAGCCAGTCCTCGACGCCGACCCGGACCAGCACCGCCTTGGCGACCGCCCGCCCCGAGACGTGCAGCCGACTCGCCAGCCGTTCCGCCGACGAGGCCGGGGCGTGCGGGAGTGGTTTGAACCAGACGTGGCGACTGCGGAGATACTCGGTGAGATACATCGGTGTGCCTCCATAAGAAGTGTCGTCGCCGGAAGTATAGGGCCGCCTCGACCGGCCGACGACCGCATCCTAGACTTTTCGAGACCCGAATCTTCGGCACAATCGCCACAAGCCTCCCAAAGCCTCAAGCCATCCCTGATTGAAAGTCCGGCGACGAATCCAACAAAGGGTTTCGAACCATTCGGCGTCGAATTCGTCTTGGGAATAGGGGGGAAACCTCCTATCATGGTGAAGGGGCTCGCGGCGAGTGAGATGATCGCCGTGGCGCCCCAGGACGGCACGGGCGCACCGGGGAGACCCGGCGGGCGCGGACCGGTTCTGGGGGACTTGCCGCGGAGGAAAGTCCGGACTCCACAGGGCTCGGTGGTGGGTAACGCCCACCGTCCGGGGCGTTCGCGCTTCGGATAGGGAAAGTGCCACAGAAAGTAAACCGCCTCGGTGGAGGGATTCACGTCCTGAAACCGCGGTAAGGGTGAAACGGTGAGGTAAGAGCTCACCAGCAGGCCGGGTGACCGGTCTGGCTCGGCAAACCCCACCGGGAGCAAGGCCAAATAGGGGAGCAGCGGGAACAGCGTGGGCGTCGAAGGGCCGGGCGACCGGACCTCGCGAGCCTTCGTCCCGCACGGGTCGGCCCGATCCGTCATCGACTCCCGGGTAGGTCGCTTGAGGCGTCGGGAGACCGGCGTCCCAGAGAAATGATCATCCGAGGTCCGAACGGGCGGCTTGCCGTCCCCACGACCTTCGACAGAATCCGGCTTACGCCGCCCGCCGCGACCCCCTCTCACCTCTTCTTTCTCTCCCCCGCCCGTTCCCGACCGGCCGGGGAGTCGACGCACATCGAATCGAAACGAATCGAGTTGACGACCCGGCCCCTCGCGATGGCCTCGATGGTCGCCCGCCGGCGCCTTATCATGGCGGACGAATCGAACCGCCCGGGCCATGTCGCGCGGGCGCCGAATCCTCGGGAGGATCGCCCATGCGGAGTCTCCGGAACGCGTCGGTCGTCGCCCTGATCTTCGGGGCGTGGGGGGCGTCGGCCTTGGGGCAGCCGGCCTCGGAGTCGAAGGAGATCATCAAGGACGCCGCCGACCTCCGCGCCCGGATGGCGACGGAGTTGAATGCCACGAAGCCCGATTTCGTCGTCTTCGTCCCCAGGGTCCGCGACGGCGAGATCGCCGACACGGGGAACGAGCACTTCCTGGTCTTCGACGGCCCGGACGGCTCCTTGATGGCCGTGTGGACGCAAAGTTCGGTCGAGAACTACTCGGCCGCGATGCCCGCGGACCAGCACATCGCCTTCGCCCGCAGCGACGACGAGGGGAAGTCCTGGAGCCCTCCCCGGATCGTGGCCGGCCCGAAGAAGCCCGGCGACGGCCACATGGCGAGTTGGGGCTACCCGCTCGTCTCGAAGACCGGACGCATCTACGTGTTGTACAGCCAGCACATCGGCAAGTTCGACACATTCTTCCACCACACCGGCCGGCTCCGCGGCGTCTTCAGCGACGACGCCGGCGCGACGTGGTCGGAGCCCCAGGACGTGCCGGTCGCGCGGAGCGTCCACGACAACCCCGACCCGACGATGCCGCCGAACATGCTCTGCTGGCAGAAGCCCCTGCGGCTCGCCGAGGGGGGCAAGTACCTCGCCGGCTTCACCCGGTGGACCAGCTACGCCGTCATCCCGAACCCGATCAAGGACTGGCGCGCGGCCGATTCCCGCGTCGAGTTCATGCGCTTCGAGAACGTCGACGAGTCGCCCGAGCCGCGCGACCTCAGGATCTCCTGGTTCGCCTCGAACGAGAAGGCCCTGACGGTCCCGTTCCCGGGCCACCCCGCGCGGAGCACCTGCCAGGAGCCCTCGATCCTGAAGCTCCCTGACGGCCGCCTGTTCGTGGTGATGCGGACGGCCGCCGGCAGCCCTTTCTGGTCGGTGAGCGCCGACGGCGGCGAGACCTGGACGACGCCCCGCGTCCTGCTGCGCAAAGACGGCGGCGCCCCGCTGCTCCACCCTCTCTCCCCCTGCCCGATCTATGACGTGGGGGGCGAGGCGGCCGGCAGCGGCCGATACGCGTTCTTCCTCCACAACCACGACGGCCACTACAAGGGCTTCGGCCCCGCGGACACCGGCCGGCACCGTCGGCCGATCCACCTGGCCGCCGGTCGATTCCAGCCCGGGGCCGACCAGCCGGTCTGGTTCGACGAGCCCCGCCTCTTCATGGACCACGACGGCGTCGCCCTGGGCAAGCCGGGGACGCCCGGTCGGCTCGACCTGGCCCTCTACGCCAGCTCCACCGTCCGCGACGGCCGCGCCGTGCTCTGGTATCCCGACCGCAAGTTCTTCCTGCTGGGCCGGGTCATCGGCCCGGAGTGGGTCGCGCCGGCGCTGTGAACACGGGCGGCTCGGGGACGGCCGGGACGATCATCCGGGGGTCGATCCCCGGCCGGGCCTGGTGGATCATCGCCTCGTCGATCCCCGGCCTCGCCGGGACGATCATCCGGGGGTCGATCCCCTCCCCTCGCGTCATCCTGAGCTGCGGGCTCCGGAACGGCGCCGCGATCCGGTACGCCGCCGGCCAGATCCTGCGCGGGCTTTCGCTACGGCTCGATCGATCGAGCGCGAACGTCGCCCCGAGCATGGCGAGCAGGAGGAGCGTGCCGACCCGGACGAACGCGGGCCGCATGCCCAGACGGATCGGCCCCCGGTCGGTCGTCGCCCCCTGCTTGATGTCGTCCCGGAAATCCGGGTCGGTCCATCGAGTCGTCATGGCGTCCTCCGCATGCGAGATTACGGGACGAGACCGAAACCGTCGACCGGATCGTCCCATCGATGCGAGATCACCGCTCAATTCGATATAATAGCGAATCCCGCCTCCGCATCAATAAATCTTCCTGCGAGGCTTGCGTCACCGGACGATTGACGAGGGGAGCGGTTCCAGGCTGACCACGGCGTCGAGGGGGATGCGGGCGATCCCGGCGGGGCGGCCGGCCTCGGGTTCGGGTTGAAGGGTCAGGCCGAGTTCCAGGTCGACGTCGACGAGGAGGCCGGCGAGGGCGCCCGTCGCGGTCGTGATCCGGACGGGGCGGCCGAGGTGCTCGCAGAGGGCCCGCCAGGCGGGGGAGAGGGCCGAGGGGCCTTCGCGGAGGATGGCGTCGTACCAGCGGTCGAGGCGGCGGATCAGGTCGCGGGCCAGGTCCGAGCGGTCGAAGTCGCGACCGGCCAGGATGCGGAGCGACGTGGCCTTGTCGCGAAGCTCCGGGGGGAACGCCTCAACGGCGACGTTCACGTTCAGGCCGATGCCGACGACCACGGCGGTCCCGGCCCCGTCGGACACGGTCGGCCGGATCGCCCGCTCGACGAGGACGCCGCACACCTTGCGGCCGTCCACGCGGACGTCGTTGGGCCACTTGATGCGGGCCTCGCGCCCGGTGCGGGCGGCGACCAGCTCGGCGACGGCGATCGAGCCCACGATCGTCAGCCAGGCGACTCCCGAGGTCGAATCCTTCCCCAGCGGCGCCAGGCCTGCGGGGGGGAACAGCAGGACCGACATCAGCAAGCTGGACCGCGCGGGGGCGACGAACGAACGGCCCCGGCGGCCCCGGCCCGAGGTCTGCTCCTCGGCCATCACCACCAGGCCGTCGTTGGCGAGCGACTCGGCCCCCCGCGCGGCGGCGTCGTTGGTGCTGCCGAGGCGGCTCCACACGGCCAGTCGACGGCCGATCCGCGACGTCCCCAGCGCGTGCTCGATCTGGTCCGGGCAGAGCCGTGGCGACGGCCCCCGATAGGCGACGGCGCCGTCGGCCCGGCGGTCGAGCGCGAAGCCGAACGCCGCCAGCGCGTCGAGATCGGCGGCGACGGCGGCGGGGTCGCCGGGAAGGTCCGCGAGGGGGACGAATCCGGCCGACTCGCGGAGCCGATCCAGCAGCGGCGCGTTCAGGGCCGGCGGGGCGGGGTCGGCCCACGTCGACCGCGGCGTCGAGTCGCTCATGGGGTTTCGGCGGAGACGTCGAAGGCCACGTCCAGGGCGATCGCCGAATGCGTCAGGGCCCCCACGCTGATCCGGTCGACCCCGGTTCCCGCCAGCCCCGCGATCGTGGCCAGCGTCACGCCGCCGGAGGATTCCAGCAGCACGCCCGGCGCACGCTCGTCGCGGCGGCGGACGGCTTCCACCAGGGCGGCGGGGCCCAGATTGTCGACCAGAACGATGTCGGGCCGGCATTGCAGGGCGACGTCGAACTGGTCGAGCGTGTCGACCTCGACCTCGATGGTCGTCCCCGCCGGCGCGGCGGCGCGGGCGGCGGCGACGGCGTGGGGGATCGGATCGGCGACGCCGTCGACCTTGAGCCAGGCCAGGTGGTTGTCCTTGATGAGGACCGCGTCGTACAGGCCGATGCGGTGGTTGCAGCCGCCGCCGCAGCGGACGGCGTACTTCTCCAGCGCCCGCCAGCCGGGGGTGGTCTTCCGGGTGTCGAGCACCTTCGCGGCGGTCCCCTCGACCTTGGCGACGAACCGCGCGGTCAGGGTGGCGACCCCGCTGAGGCGCTGGACGAAATCCAGGGCGGTCCGCTCCAGGGAGAGGATCGCGCGGAAGTCCCCGACCAGCTCGGCGACGACCTCGCCGGCCGCGATGCGGTCGCCGTCGACCTTGCGAGGCCGCCAGCCGTCGGCGATCTCGAACGCTTCAAGAAGCATGGCGACGATCGGCAGGCCGGAGATCACCCCCGGCGCCCTGGCCGTCAGCCGGGCCGAACCCCGAGCGTGGGGGGGGATGACCGCCTGAGTGGTCACGTCGCCGAGATCACCGAGGTCCTCGGCCAGGGCCATGCGGATGAGGGCTTCGGCGTTGCGCCGCTCGGCGTCGCCGAAGCCGGGGGCCGGGTGGGTCATCGCTCGTCCTTCCTCCGTCGCGTCGCGTCGTTTCATCTCGATCCGGTCGTCACTCGTCGGGATCGGCCGCCTTCGCGACGGGCTCGGGCCTCCCCTTCGCCAGGCCGGAGGAGATGGGCGAGGGGAGCACGGGGGTCTCCATCTCGACCCGATCTCCGATCGTCTCCCCGCGCACGAGCTTGGCCGCGACGTTCACCCCCTTGCGAACGAGGCGGTCCGAGGAGTAGACGCCGATCGCGGCGAATTCGCCCACCTGCGTCTGCGACTTGGCGTTCGACTCGTCGGCGCTGTAGCCGGCGACGACGTAAGGGCGGCCGTCCTTGGCGGCATCGCCGGCGACGTCCTCGGCCACGTCCACGCCGAAGCCGTCGGCCCCCAGGACCAGCGTCGTCTTGGGGTGGGCCTTCAGGTAGTCGAGCAGCACGGCCCGGGCCGCCTCCAGATCGCGAGCGAAGCGGACCTCGCCGACCTCGGCCACGCCGGCGGCGGCGAGGGCCTCCTTCAGCGCGACCAGGCGTTCGCCGATCGTCGGGTCGCTCGGGGTCTCGGCGAGGATCGCGGCACCCGCCTTGGGATCGACCTTGCCGTTGCCGGCGTTGCGCATGGCCAGCTCGACGATCCGGTCGGCCGATTCGCGGAACGGCTTCGGCGCGACGACGATCTCACGCCCCGGCCCCCCCGCCGATTCGCCCAGCGAGCGGCCCAGGGCCACGACCGGGATCCCCTTCGCCCGCGCCTCGCCCGCGGCGCGGTTCAGTTCCGCGTCGGGCTCGGCGGGGGCCTCGATGATCAGG includes:
- a CDS encoding PEP-CTERM sorting domain-containing protein; the protein is MPRLNVSQAAGIAAACLLALASPAKAADLIDFETRPNGNTPTDDARLINPYAIEGGGSVRFYFDANGNNTFDDGVDVAPRFEAIGEDGTDGFVSSTTPTQTADTARRGYGRQLGRWFLRQPDGIGVLPGPFLIEYDTTQVIREFSGEIWDIDASERWLVDVLDASGSILASLLSPQGVGRQDPASLDSLPWNFGFKDLADGVKAIRLSFVGTKTDGIGLAFNNFSPTFAVTGSVVPEPTSLVLMGAGLAGVATAFRRRR
- a CDS encoding RNA polymerase sigma factor; its protein translation is MLLHDGETTDGALLERLGDWADHAAWAEFVRRYDRAIRRNVRSYRFDADATEELCQRIWIELAGRMRGYRFDPGRRFRAWLGRLCRSRAVDHWRRRRAEEARFEPSTPGGVADVPIDDHPEGAADSSRPALLREAARVQEAVRRRVDARTWELFWSIAVDDVSVREAAEAAGLSYAAAFAAQKRVRRMLREEADSETRS
- a CDS encoding serine/threonine-protein kinase; this translates as MKPPCPPLETIRRLGADSLDADAFRALEAHVADCEDCRDRLERLARLDSTETSGSPASDPAPAPPPVVPGFVLGAELGRGGSGVVYEAVQPHLGRRVAVKVLARGPGLDARARERWLQEARAIARVQHPNIVRLYDAGEHDGRHYLVLDLIPGGSLRDLAPGPIPPREAARLVETVARAVGAIHRAGMLHLDVKPSNILMNGPPDAGLAELSPMLSDFGIAREEAGSTIEAGASATFGGRGTPAYMAPEQVAGRTGALGPAADVFALGATLYDLLVGRPPFRGATPIETLDLLRTTEPTPRERSRRASPATWRRSS
- a CDS encoding acyl-ACP desaturase; the protein is MIESLEGHVAEHLSLLTPVDQIWQPTDYLPDLTAEDWADRLRDFREAARAIPDELLVVLVGNMVTEEALPNYAVSLEHIAKDPTGAGEDPWACWLRGWTAEENRHGDLLNAYLRLTGRVDMRAVEVTIHNLIRNGFAPGHETHPYEGLIYASFQERATRITHGNLGKRAAEQGEPNLAKICRKIAADETRHEVFYTRMVAELFERDPETALMCYRAVLKRIVTMPGSRMTDGRDPDLFQHYGEVVQSTGIYTSRDYASVIRHLNAAWDLGNRSFSGKAAKVQDYLCKQPERYERLADDREGKPMEGPVSSFSWIHNRSLGEARRGPAL
- a CDS encoding aminoacyl-tRNA deacylase codes for the protein MYLTEYLRSRHVWFKPLPHAPASSAERLASRLHVSGRAVAKAVLVRVGVEDWLAVLPATSRIDVARLAEALLRDPSEVRLATIDEVVRRFPNCEPGALPPFGRMYGITTVLDASLALQPEIAFAGHTRHESLRMRFADFEAVEAPLRADFAVPIAPAFASSPRRTG
- a CDS encoding sialidase family protein produces the protein MRSLRNASVVALIFGAWGASALGQPASESKEIIKDAADLRARMATELNATKPDFVVFVPRVRDGEIADTGNEHFLVFDGPDGSLMAVWTQSSVENYSAAMPADQHIAFARSDDEGKSWSPPRIVAGPKKPGDGHMASWGYPLVSKTGRIYVLYSQHIGKFDTFFHHTGRLRGVFSDDAGATWSEPQDVPVARSVHDNPDPTMPPNMLCWQKPLRLAEGGKYLAGFTRWTSYAVIPNPIKDWRAADSRVEFMRFENVDESPEPRDLRISWFASNEKALTVPFPGHPARSTCQEPSILKLPDGRLFVVMRTAAGSPFWSVSADGGETWTTPRVLLRKDGGAPLLHPLSPCPIYDVGGEAAGSGRYAFFLHNHDGHYKGFGPADTGRHRRPIHLAAGRFQPGADQPVWFDEPRLFMDHDGVALGKPGTPGRLDLALYASSTVRDGRAVLWYPDRKFFLLGRVIGPEWVAPAL
- a CDS encoding biotin--[acetyl-CoA-carboxylase] ligase; translation: MSDSTPRSTWADPAPPALNAPLLDRLRESAGFVPLADLPGDPAAVAADLDALAAFGFALDRRADGAVAYRGPSPRLCPDQIEHALGTSRIGRRLAVWSRLGSTNDAAARGAESLANDGLVVMAEEQTSGRGRRGRSFVAPARSSLLMSVLLFPPAGLAPLGKDSTSGVAWLTIVGSIAVAELVAARTGREARIKWPNDVRVDGRKVCGVLVERAIRPTVSDGAGTAVVVGIGLNVNVAVEAFPPELRDKATSLRILAGRDFDRSDLARDLIRRLDRWYDAILREGPSALSPAWRALCEHLGRPVRITTATGALAGLLVDVDLELGLTLQPEPEAGRPAGIARIPLDAVVSLEPLPSSIVR
- the nadC gene encoding carboxylating nicotinate-nucleotide diphosphorylase — protein: MKRRDATEEGRAMTHPAPGFGDAERRNAEALIRMALAEDLGDLGDVTTQAVIPPHARGSARLTARAPGVISGLPIVAMLLEAFEIADGWRPRKVDGDRIAAGEVVAELVGDFRAILSLERTALDFVQRLSGVATLTARFVAKVEGTAAKVLDTRKTTPGWRALEKYAVRCGGGCNHRIGLYDAVLIKDNHLAWLKVDGVADPIPHAVAAARAAAPAGTTIEVEVDTLDQFDVALQCRPDIVLVDNLGPAALVEAVRRRDERAPGVLLESSGGVTLATIAGLAGTGVDRISVGALTHSAIALDVAFDVSAETP